The following coding sequences are from one uncultured Desulfobacter sp. window:
- a CDS encoding sugar phosphate isomerase/epimerase family protein — protein sequence MKFAFSTNAFRKFSFSEAAEAVAGAGYSGIEIMCDTPHAYPDELSENDIENIKQTLTKNNLEISNLNAFMMHAVTDIHHPSWIEVDKEYRQIRIQHTKNCIDLAARLGAKTISTEPGGPLKDMPKGMPKQEALEIFADGLASILPHAMDKGIMVLIEPEPDLLIQTSDEFLAFIEMFNHPNLWLNLDIGHFYCVGEDPIEIISKLKNYTRHYHLEDIPTTREHKHIIPGQGGIDIPGALKAVEKTNYDGFITLELYPYLDDPHKTARDAMQYLKQTCHP from the coding sequence ATGAAGTTTGCTTTTAGTACCAATGCGTTCAGAAAATTTTCCTTTTCCGAGGCAGCAGAGGCAGTAGCGGGTGCGGGATATTCAGGCATTGAAATCATGTGCGATACCCCCCATGCCTATCCGGATGAACTCTCCGAAAATGATATTGAAAACATCAAACAGACGTTGACGAAAAACAACCTTGAAATATCTAATCTGAATGCGTTCATGATGCATGCCGTAACGGATATTCATCATCCATCCTGGATTGAGGTAGATAAAGAGTACAGGCAGATCAGAATTCAACATACTAAAAACTGCATTGATCTGGCTGCCCGGCTTGGTGCAAAAACCATCTCCACGGAACCCGGCGGCCCACTGAAGGATATGCCCAAAGGTATGCCAAAGCAAGAAGCACTGGAAATTTTTGCAGACGGTCTGGCGTCCATTCTGCCCCATGCCATGGATAAGGGAATCATGGTGCTGATTGAGCCCGAACCGGACCTGTTAATCCAGACCTCAGATGAATTTTTAGCTTTCATTGAGATGTTCAACCACCCCAATCTATGGCTCAATCTGGACATTGGTCATTTCTACTGTGTGGGAGAAGATCCTATTGAAATTATTTCCAAACTCAAAAATTACACCAGACATTATCACCTTGAGGATATTCCGACAACACGGGAGCATAAGCATATTATACCGGGACAAGGCGGGATTGACATTCCCGGTGCATTAAAAGCGGTTGAAAAAACAAACTATGATGGTTTCATCACATTGGAGCTTTATCCTTACCTTGATGATCCCCATAAGACCGCCAGGGATGCCATGCAGTATCTGAAACAGACCTGTCACCCATGA
- a CDS encoding UbiA family prenyltransferase: MNKHTKTFFELIRLPGIFTAHADIIAGFLLAGAGLNELTTLFLLIAATSCFLAAGMTLNDYFDYKIDQVENPGRPIPSNRISRQAAFFIGSGLLTAGIIFAFIAGSTSFIVGVCLASCILLYDGYLKKHSITGPIAMAACRYFNLLLGMSVAPFRGWAIIPLITGFYIFGVTVLSRKEAVGGKAMFNIVLCALMPILSALLYYVLYLGKILPNFPGVLLMLCFAAFLCGQTLKLLKKNTPKDFQNTMKILLMAIISLDMILAAGAVPIAYAAMILLLYVPAIYSVRLFRVT, from the coding sequence ATGAATAAACATACAAAAACGTTTTTTGAACTGATTCGGCTGCCGGGGATATTCACCGCCCATGCAGACATCATAGCCGGTTTTTTGCTCGCAGGCGCCGGGTTAAACGAACTGACGACTCTTTTTCTGCTCATTGCCGCCACGTCTTGTTTTCTTGCGGCCGGCATGACCTTAAACGACTATTTTGATTATAAAATTGATCAAGTTGAAAATCCTGGACGACCGATACCTTCGAATCGAATCAGCAGACAGGCGGCCTTTTTCATTGGAAGCGGACTTTTGACAGCGGGAATTATCTTTGCATTTATAGCAGGTTCTACTTCTTTTATCGTGGGGGTATGCCTTGCTTCATGTATACTGCTCTATGACGGGTATCTAAAAAAACACTCAATTACAGGGCCTATTGCCATGGCGGCCTGCAGATATTTTAACCTTCTGCTGGGGATGTCGGTTGCTCCGTTCAGGGGATGGGCCATCATCCCTTTGATTACAGGTTTCTATATTTTCGGCGTTACGGTTCTAAGCCGCAAAGAAGCCGTCGGCGGAAAAGCGATGTTCAATATTGTGCTGTGTGCCCTGATGCCGATTCTTTCGGCCTTGCTGTACTACGTTCTTTACCTTGGAAAAATCCTTCCCAATTTTCCGGGTGTATTACTGATGTTGTGTTTTGCGGCTTTTCTGTGCGGACAGACGCTGAAACTGCTGAAAAAAAACACGCCGAAAGATTTTCAAAATACGATGAAAATTTTATTAATGGCCATTATCAGCCTTGATATGATTCTTGCCGCAGGGGCCGTTCCCATTGCTTATGCGGCAATGATTCTGCTGCTGTACGTGCCGGCGATCTATTCCGTGCGTCTTTTTCGCGTGACCTAA
- a CDS encoding S1-like domain-containing RNA-binding protein yields the protein MSNKRANVKNAWQHSKKQAEKSNAPDTGSRIKVGEYNRLSVQTRSDFGVYLNAGEDRVLLPNKYVPEDLSIGDRLNVFVYTDSEDRLVATTLKPGGMVGDFVFLIAKDVAPFGTFMDWGLEKDLLVPKNEQQDKLTTGKKYLVKICRDEDTQRVYGTTKIAANCDKNTGALKVGQQVDLLVHTITTIGIMAVVDKRYYGMMYLNETYQKLFIGHTGKGYVMRLREDGKIDLTMKKPGYSSVPKSAEVILYRLNKSGGFIPCHDKSSPEEIRKRFSMSKKEFKRAVGNLYKKRLIELKNNGIGLAK from the coding sequence ATGTCAAATAAGAGAGCAAACGTTAAAAATGCATGGCAGCATTCAAAAAAACAGGCTGAAAAATCCAATGCGCCAGACACGGGGAGCCGCATTAAAGTTGGGGAATATAATCGGTTGAGTGTTCAAACCAGATCAGATTTCGGCGTTTATTTAAACGCCGGGGAAGACCGGGTGCTGTTGCCCAATAAATATGTACCAGAGGATCTGTCAATCGGTGATCGCCTCAATGTATTTGTGTACACGGATTCCGAAGATCGCCTGGTGGCAACCACATTAAAGCCTGGGGGCATGGTCGGCGACTTTGTTTTTTTAATTGCAAAAGATGTTGCCCCGTTCGGCACCTTTATGGACTGGGGCCTGGAAAAGGATTTGCTGGTTCCTAAAAACGAACAGCAGGATAAACTCACGACCGGAAAAAAATATTTAGTCAAAATCTGCCGGGATGAAGACACGCAACGTGTGTACGGGACCACAAAAATCGCCGCCAATTGTGATAAAAACACAGGGGCCCTGAAAGTCGGACAGCAGGTGGATTTACTTGTCCACACCATTACCACCATTGGGATCATGGCCGTAGTTGATAAACGATACTATGGGATGATGTACCTGAATGAAACCTACCAGAAATTATTCATCGGGCACACCGGCAAGGGATATGTCATGCGGCTGCGTGAAGATGGGAAAATTGACCTGACCATGAAAAAACCCGGATATTCATCGGTTCCCAAATCGGCGGAAGTTATTCTATACCGATTAAATAAATCCGGGGGCTTTATCCCCTGTCATGATAAAAGTTCCCCGGAAGAGATCCGCAAACGGTTTTCCATGAGCAAAAAAGAGTTCAAACGCGCTGTGGGCAATCTGTACAAAAAAAGATTGATTGAATTAAAAAACAATGGGATTGGTCTGGCAAAATAA
- a CDS encoding VTT domain-containing protein, with protein sequence MGIVLLISDILLPVPATGIMAALGAVYGPWAGGAASVIGSVCAGLMGYGIAKFFGQRASTRIASQEEIERFRSFFDRWGSYAIILSRIMPVIPEVTTILAGLSGMNFRRFLLALIAGSLPVSFLFSWMGSYSGFTPGIGIFFAVLIPAVLWPFFIKLISVSN encoded by the coding sequence ATGGGAATCGTGCTTTTAATTTCCGATATCCTGCTGCCGGTTCCTGCAACGGGGATTATGGCTGCACTAGGCGCGGTTTATGGGCCTTGGGCCGGGGGGGCTGCAAGCGTCATTGGTTCAGTATGCGCAGGGCTGATGGGGTATGGAATTGCAAAGTTTTTTGGCCAAAGGGCCAGTACAAGAATTGCCTCCCAAGAAGAGATAGAACGTTTCCGATCGTTTTTTGACAGATGGGGGTCGTATGCGATTATCTTGAGCCGAATCATGCCTGTTATACCAGAGGTGACAACCATACTTGCAGGACTCTCTGGGATGAATTTTCGACGGTTTTTATTGGCGCTGATAGCAGGGTCTCTTCCCGTATCTTTTCTCTTTTCCTGGATGGGCTCCTATTCCGGCTTCACACCAGGAATAGGAATTTTTTTTGCCGTACTGATTCCTGCTGTTTTATGGCCTTTTTTCATAAAGTTAATCTCTGTGTCGAATTAA
- a CDS encoding YitT family protein has translation MEHTVMAHPVPGSGNVLNGTAAINSILYNASLITLGSILCAWTINTILVPHQFLSGGLAGVALIIHYLWPQTSVGSINFLLNIPVLMVGWFYVGRRFMLYSIFGMVVFSMAVEWIPATRTIEDPMLAALLCGIVSGVGCALILKSLGSAGGIDIISVILLKQFSIRIGSTTLFANAAILMVSMVLFSMESILYTLIHVFLASRVIELVITGMNKRKAVFIVSKQWQDIQQQIFNQLNRGVTIINGCGGYTGEEANLLYTVVTFGELNRLKTLVKKTDPNTFLVVSDTVEVMGHGIGNQPHW, from the coding sequence ATGGAACATACCGTGATGGCACATCCAGTGCCCGGCTCAGGAAACGTGTTGAACGGAACCGCCGCCATTAACAGTATTTTATACAACGCATCCTTAATCACCCTGGGGTCCATCCTTTGTGCATGGACAATCAACACCATCCTGGTCCCCCATCAATTTTTGAGCGGAGGCCTGGCCGGGGTTGCCCTAATCATACACTATCTTTGGCCCCAGACATCGGTGGGCAGCATCAATTTCCTGCTCAATATCCCGGTTCTCATGGTGGGCTGGTTTTATGTGGGCCGGCGCTTTATGCTTTACAGCATTTTCGGGATGGTTGTTTTTTCCATGGCCGTGGAGTGGATTCCCGCCACCAGGACCATTGAGGACCCCATGCTGGCGGCCCTGCTTTGCGGTATCGTTTCAGGTGTGGGCTGTGCTCTGATATTAAAATCCCTGGGGTCAGCCGGCGGCATCGATATTATATCGGTAATCCTGCTCAAACAATTCTCCATTCGGATAGGCTCCACCACACTGTTTGCAAATGCCGCAATCCTGATGGTCTCCATGGTTTTATTTTCCATGGAATCAATTCTTTATACGTTGATTCATGTATTTTTAGCCTCCCGGGTCATTGAGCTGGTCATAACGGGCATGAATAAACGCAAAGCGGTGTTCATCGTCTCCAAGCAATGGCAGGATATCCAGCAACAGATTTTCAATCAGTTAAACCGGGGCGTGACCATCATTAATGGATGCGGCGGGTATACGGGAGAAGAGGCAAACCTGCTTTATACCGTTGTCACCTTCGGCGAATTGAATCGTTTAAAAACCCTTGTAAAAAAGACAGACCCAAATACCTTTCTGGTGGTTTCAGACACCGTTGAAGTGATGGGGCATGGTATCGGGAATCAACCCCACTGGTGA
- a CDS encoding prenyltransferase/squalene oxidase repeat-containing protein, which translates to MNQLKVSVYCITKVLSVLFIVSMLSLPAVASEKKLTLPDLNDTFKKGFEYLKNSQNPDGSWSNPGFPAITGLVTYAFLTSPMYSNIKEKPAFIQKALDYIISNAHENGAIYKEGLPNYNTSICMMALLAANDPTYHPYILKARRYIATLQLDQGEKGKVDGKFDGGIGYGSKDHSDMSNTYIALEALKASEFLESDDQLAAYKDLKNLQETKLDWDAALKFIQRCQNLPGSNDQAWSSADPKNKGGFVYYPGSSKAGEETLENGKKALRSYGSMTYAGLLSFIFADLDKNDDRVQAAYNWLKDNYTLEENPGVGQQGLYYYYHTMAKALTVYGDDVMVTSGGKRIDWRNDLAAKLAANQRDDGSWINPTARWWENDPVLVSAYSLISLNLVTAKL; encoded by the coding sequence ATGAATCAGTTAAAAGTGTCAGTGTATTGTATTACAAAAGTATTGTCCGTGCTTTTTATTGTGTCGATGCTCAGCCTTCCGGCGGTTGCATCGGAAAAAAAGTTAACACTACCGGATTTGAACGATACCTTCAAGAAAGGATTTGAGTACCTTAAAAATTCTCAGAATCCTGATGGCTCCTGGTCAAATCCCGGATTTCCGGCCATAACCGGTTTGGTGACCTATGCGTTTTTGACATCTCCCATGTATTCAAATATCAAGGAAAAGCCCGCCTTTATACAAAAGGCGCTGGACTATATTATCAGCAATGCCCATGAAAATGGTGCCATATATAAGGAAGGCCTTCCAAATTATAATACATCCATCTGCATGATGGCCCTGCTGGCGGCTAATGATCCCACGTATCACCCTTACATTTTGAAAGCCAGACGCTATATCGCCACCCTGCAGCTTGACCAGGGCGAGAAGGGCAAAGTAGATGGAAAATTTGACGGAGGGATCGGGTACGGCTCCAAGGACCATTCGGATATGTCCAATACCTATATTGCCCTTGAGGCCTTGAAAGCCAGTGAATTCCTTGAATCCGACGACCAGCTGGCCGCATACAAGGATCTGAAGAACCTTCAGGAGACCAAGCTGGACTGGGACGCGGCACTCAAATTTATTCAGCGCTGCCAGAATCTCCCGGGGTCCAATGATCAGGCCTGGTCCAGTGCCGATCCCAAAAATAAAGGCGGATTCGTCTATTACCCCGGCAGCAGCAAAGCCGGAGAAGAAACCCTTGAAAACGGCAAAAAGGCACTCAGGTCATATGGCTCCATGACCTATGCGGGGCTTTTGAGTTTTATTTTTGCGGACCTGGATAAAAATGATGACCGGGTACAGGCGGCCTACAACTGGCTGAAAGATAATTATACCCTGGAAGAAAACCCGGGTGTGGGGCAGCAGGGCCTTTACTACTATTACCATACCATGGCAAAAGCGCTGACCGTTTATGGTGATGATGTTATGGTTACAAGTGGCGGCAAACGGATTGACTGGCGAAATGACCTGGCGGCAAAACTTGCGGCAAACCAGCGGGACGACGGCTCCTGGATTAACCCGACAGCCCGGTGGTGGGAAAATGATCCGGTTCTGGTCAGTGCATATTCATTGATATCCCTGAACCTGGTGACCGCTAAACTGTAA
- a CDS encoding sugar phosphate isomerase/epimerase family protein, producing MFKLGYNTNGFANHSLLSAIDIIGRLGYQSIAITIDHHALNPWDQNFKVQLAQVKERLKKYDLASVVETGARFLLNPEIKHEPTLISPEQNERDIRIKFIEKCLEIASFLGSDAVSIWSGQKKEVVSDKNAWEWLISGCREVSEKACEHGIFIAFEPEPGMFVENLEQYTGLKEKTGHDFFKLTLDLGHALITENSVSKAICDHKNDIVNIHLEDMKKDKHDHLFFGEGEMDFQKIFRGLKKINYSGQVNIELSRHSHNAVETAKRAKQFLRGIVMD from the coding sequence ATGTTTAAGCTGGGTTACAATACCAACGGATTTGCCAATCATTCCCTCTTGTCTGCCATCGATATCATTGGTCGACTGGGCTATCAAAGCATCGCGATTACCATAGACCACCATGCCTTAAATCCCTGGGATCAAAACTTCAAAGTCCAGCTGGCACAGGTAAAGGAAAGGCTCAAAAAATATGACCTCGCATCTGTTGTGGAAACCGGCGCCAGGTTTCTTTTAAATCCTGAAATTAAACACGAGCCCACGCTTATTTCGCCAGAACAAAATGAAAGGGACATACGGATCAAATTCATTGAAAAATGTCTTGAAATTGCATCATTCCTGGGATCGGATGCGGTTTCCATCTGGTCCGGACAAAAAAAAGAAGTGGTCAGTGATAAAAACGCCTGGGAATGGCTGATTTCAGGATGCAGAGAAGTATCTGAAAAAGCCTGTGAACATGGCATTTTCATAGCCTTTGAGCCGGAACCCGGCATGTTCGTGGAAAATCTTGAGCAATACACCGGGCTCAAGGAGAAAACAGGCCATGATTTTTTTAAACTCACCCTTGATCTGGGTCATGCCCTGATCACGGAAAACAGTGTCTCAAAAGCGATATGCGACCATAAAAACGATATCGTTAATATCCATTTGGAAGACATGAAGAAAGACAAGCACGACCACCTTTTCTTTGGTGAAGGAGAGATGGATTTTCAAAAAATTTTCAGAGGGTTGAAAAAGATAAATTACAGCGGCCAGGTGAATATTGAACTGAGCCGCCACAGTCACAATGCCGTTGAAACTGCAAAAAGAGCAAAACAATTTCTGCGGGGTATTGTGATGGATTGA
- a CDS encoding prenyltransferase/squalene oxidase repeat-containing protein, with protein MKLLVIRFRLCGKSVVVFLILLTLFFPSGASAQNLFAPSHDALSLKHELTRTYQMAYAFLKKKQNPDGSWSDSKFPALTGLAVYALLTSPEYINAESKPGFISQALDYIISNVHENGGIYNKGSPSYNTSICLLALLATKNPEFYPTIIKARNYIATCQMDQGEKGIADKTFDGGVGYGSQNHPDMHDTCIALEAIKSSQFLESDHRASVDKHYKNTTLNRDLALNFITRCQNFTDYKDQPRSIAAEKNKGGFVDYPGFSKAGEEILPNGIKIPRAYGSMTCTGLLSFAFTHFEKDDPRVQTAYEWLKNNYTLDENPGLGQQDLYYYYHTMAKALTLYGDDNFVRKNGRRINWRKDMAVKFINKQKSDGSWLNEASGNRENDPVLVTAYVLIALNMITALI; from the coding sequence ATGAAACTTTTGGTTATTAGATTCAGATTGTGTGGCAAATCGGTCGTTGTCTTTCTGATTCTGCTTACACTTTTTTTTCCTTCCGGGGCCTCTGCTCAAAACCTTTTTGCGCCAAGCCATGACGCGCTTTCCCTTAAACATGAATTAACGCGGACCTACCAAATGGCCTATGCGTTTTTAAAAAAAAAACAAAATCCTGACGGCTCATGGTCAGATTCGAAGTTTCCCGCCCTGACAGGGCTCGCCGTCTATGCGTTATTAACCTCCCCTGAATATATCAATGCCGAATCAAAGCCAGGTTTTATCAGCCAAGCCCTTGATTATATCATTTCCAATGTTCACGAAAACGGAGGGATTTATAACAAAGGATCTCCAAGTTACAATACATCGATTTGTCTATTGGCCCTGCTGGCAACAAAAAATCCCGAATTTTATCCTACTATAATTAAGGCAAGGAACTACATTGCAACATGCCAGATGGATCAAGGGGAAAAAGGTATCGCAGACAAAACATTTGACGGTGGCGTCGGATATGGAAGCCAAAACCATCCAGACATGCATGATACGTGCATTGCCCTTGAGGCCATAAAATCAAGTCAATTCCTTGAATCCGACCATCGGGCATCAGTAGATAAACATTATAAAAATACGACTCTCAACCGGGATTTGGCGTTAAACTTTATCACCCGGTGCCAAAATTTTACCGATTACAAGGATCAACCCAGGTCAATTGCAGCTGAAAAGAATAAAGGAGGATTTGTTGATTACCCAGGCTTTAGCAAAGCAGGTGAAGAAATACTTCCAAACGGCATAAAAATACCACGCGCATATGGCAGTATGACCTGTACAGGCCTATTAAGTTTTGCCTTCACCCATTTTGAAAAAGATGATCCACGTGTCCAGACCGCTTATGAATGGCTGAAAAATAATTACACATTGGATGAAAATCCCGGTCTTGGACAGCAGGACCTGTATTATTACTATCATACAATGGCCAAAGCATTGACCCTTTACGGTGATGACAATTTTGTACGAAAAAATGGCCGAAGAATCAACTGGCGCAAGGATATGGCGGTAAAATTTATCAACAAACAAAAATCGGACGGATCATGGCTCAATGAGGCGTCAGGAAACCGGGAGAATGACCCGGTCCTGGTCACGGCCTATGTCCTGATTGCTTTAAATATGATAACCGCCCTGATATAA
- a CDS encoding GNAT family N-acetyltransferase, translating to MSIETDHNMIFRGFKESDGPELEEILKRNGQFASPAIEGFAAMQRVAACDAAILIVAESHNHACGFIKGVYDGSRALIHLLTIHPKMQNKKIGRALVDEFRKESKKRGATSLSVTVTDQSSGFWKKQGFEVLPVYLMLQNEI from the coding sequence ATGAGTATTGAAACGGATCATAATATGATTTTTCGGGGCTTTAAGGAATCAGATGGTCCGGAGCTTGAGGAAATACTTAAACGTAATGGACAATTTGCTTCTCCGGCGATTGAGGGTTTTGCCGCAATGCAGCGTGTCGCGGCCTGTGATGCCGCTATTCTGATTGTTGCCGAAAGTCACAACCACGCCTGTGGGTTTATCAAAGGTGTATACGACGGATCCAGGGCATTGATTCATCTATTGACAATCCATCCGAAAATGCAAAATAAAAAAATCGGCAGAGCTCTTGTTGACGAATTTCGCAAGGAGAGCAAAAAACGGGGCGCAACAAGCCTGAGTGTTACCGTAACGGATCAAAGTTCAGGATTCTGGAAAAAGCAGGGGTTTGAGGTTCTCCCTGTTTATTTAATGTTGCAGAATGAAATTTAA
- a CDS encoding alkaline phosphatase family protein has translation MKNYMFCFNIVGLSPQLLNKLIKMPHFSKMMKNGKKTDLNPVFPGLTLPGQASFSTGTLPAEHGIVANGFFYRDKYAVSFWDQYRSLVQADPIWETLKHENPDLKTAVLFFQNTLYCDADFIITPKPMHTDEGLVQWCYSKPAGLYEAVCDNIGRPFNLMDYWGPFASPKASEWIMAAAIDLVTHHAPDFMSVYLPHLDYSCQKFGPDDPRIDDDLKVLDNLMGKFLNTLEHMEIMENSTLCIFSEYSLTQVTGAVCLNRELRKAGFLKIREIEGREYLDFELSRAFAMVDHQIAHIYIKDANDINPVKEFIQNLSGIDQVLAANGKKEFGINHERAGELIAVSDPDQWFAYYWWERNEKAPDFADHIDIHRKPGYDPLELFMDMKTMKIPQTTELLKGSHGAPPKNGQGMAALMLSGAQAGRISLPDCMETIEIAPILKQLMGNNDTAE, from the coding sequence ATGAAAAATTATATGTTCTGTTTTAACATTGTGGGACTATCCCCCCAGCTTTTGAATAAGTTGATTAAGATGCCTCATTTTTCAAAAATGATGAAAAATGGCAAAAAAACTGACTTAAATCCTGTTTTCCCCGGCCTTACCCTCCCCGGCCAGGCCTCTTTTTCAACCGGAACCCTTCCGGCGGAACACGGCATCGTTGCAAACGGCTTTTTTTACCGAGACAAATATGCAGTCAGTTTCTGGGATCAATATCGTTCACTTGTCCAGGCCGATCCAATCTGGGAAACGCTGAAACATGAAAATCCTGATTTAAAAACCGCCGTTCTCTTTTTTCAAAACACCCTGTACTGCGATGCGGATTTCATCATTACGCCCAAACCGATGCACACCGACGAAGGGCTTGTCCAGTGGTGCTACTCAAAACCGGCCGGTTTGTATGAAGCCGTTTGTGACAACATCGGCAGGCCGTTTAATCTGATGGATTACTGGGGCCCGTTTGCCTCCCCCAAGGCCTCGGAATGGATCATGGCGGCCGCCATTGATCTGGTCACCCATCATGCACCGGATTTTATGAGTGTTTATCTGCCGCACCTGGACTATTCCTGCCAAAAATTTGGCCCGGATGATCCCCGGATTGATGATGATCTAAAGGTTCTCGACAATCTCATGGGCAAATTTTTAAATACGCTGGAACACATGGAGATCATGGAGAATTCAACCCTCTGTATTTTCAGCGAATATTCTTTAACCCAGGTTACAGGTGCCGTATGTTTGAACAGGGAGCTTCGAAAGGCGGGTTTTTTAAAGATCAGGGAAATTGAAGGGCGGGAGTACCTTGATTTTGAACTGAGCCGTGCATTTGCAATGGTTGATCACCAGATTGCCCATATTTACATAAAGGATGCCAATGACATCAATCCCGTTAAGGAATTCATACAAAATCTTTCCGGTATTGACCAGGTTCTTGCAGCAAACGGCAAAAAAGAGTTTGGCATCAATCACGAAAGAGCTGGGGAGTTAATCGCCGTTTCCGATCCTGACCAATGGTTTGCCTATTACTGGTGGGAGCGCAATGAAAAAGCGCCGGATTTTGCCGACCACATTGATATTCACAGAAAACCGGGATATGACCCCCTTGAATTATTCATGGACATGAAAACCATGAAGATTCCCCAAACAACAGAACTGCTGAAAGGGTCCCATGGCGCCCCGCCCAAAAACGGACAGGGTATGGCGGCCCTGATGCTAAGTGGTGCCCAGGCCGGCCGGATCAGCCTGCCGGATTGCATGGAAACCATTGAAATTGCGCCCATCTTAAAACAACTCATGGGCAATAACGATACCGCCGAATGA
- a CDS encoding heparan-alpha-glucosaminide N-acetyltransferase domain-containing protein: protein MDNIPARRAKREQGYDLARGVAVLAMVLIDFKGFFCADETSPEWLYAVLEYMDRRAAAALVIIAGAGLTLMAGRAGIFKKRNTLFKRAIFLMLCGMLITSIWQADILHFYGFFILIGLAMVRCSNPGLLIGTTVFWLISFLGRSDHICGYLDSFTAGSMPDQLANLFFTGFYPIFPWAALYLLGMWIGRHDFKNRHATLTLLGSGMLAVLLSECAGYFIPGMALKTVLAHGASDETAACVFILLSKLTVIDLALPSPVSIISGAGTGLCVIALSCLYAAGRQNQGLPQYLLIAGQNSLSLYVLHILFIKGVEHVPGMGDDYSVLWCTAGAILFIAAYTRLMGLWLKKFAMGPLEITMRSFPFVDVPRVLKRHPDASAG from the coding sequence ATGGACAATATTCCGGCGCGCCGGGCAAAAAGAGAACAAGGGTATGACCTGGCAAGGGGCGTGGCCGTACTCGCCATGGTGCTGATTGATTTTAAAGGGTTTTTCTGCGCTGACGAGACCTCTCCGGAATGGCTTTATGCGGTTCTCGAATATATGGATCGAAGGGCTGCGGCCGCGCTGGTAATTATTGCCGGCGCCGGTTTGACACTGATGGCAGGCAGGGCCGGTATATTTAAAAAACGGAACACACTCTTTAAACGGGCCATATTCCTTATGTTGTGCGGCATGCTGATTACCAGCATATGGCAGGCGGATATCCTGCATTTTTACGGATTTTTTATTTTAATCGGACTGGCCATGGTGCGCTGTTCCAATCCAGGCCTTTTGATCGGGACAACCGTCTTCTGGCTGATCAGTTTTCTGGGTCGCTCGGACCATATTTGCGGGTATCTGGATAGCTTTACTGCCGGGAGCATGCCGGATCAGCTTGCCAACCTTTTTTTCACAGGTTTTTACCCAATTTTTCCATGGGCTGCGCTCTACCTTCTGGGCATGTGGATAGGACGGCACGATTTTAAAAACCGTCATGCCACCCTAACACTTTTGGGATCTGGAATGTTAGCGGTTCTATTATCAGAGTGTGCGGGATATTTTATTCCCGGCATGGCTCTGAAAACCGTTCTGGCCCACGGGGCATCGGATGAAACGGCCGCATGCGTTTTTATCCTGTTGTCCAAGCTTACCGTTATAGACCTGGCGCTGCCAAGCCCGGTTTCCATTATTTCCGGCGCCGGCACGGGGCTTTGTGTGATTGCCCTGAGCTGTTTGTATGCAGCCGGTCGTCAAAACCAGGGACTGCCGCAATATTTGCTGATCGCAGGGCAAAACTCATTGTCTCTGTATGTACTGCATATTCTTTTTATCAAGGGGGTTGAGCACGTTCCGGGTATGGGAGATGATTACTCCGTCCTTTGGTGCACTGCCGGGGCAATCCTTTTTATTGCAGCCTATACACGTTTAATGGGCCTATGGCTGAAAAAATTCGCCATGGGCCCCCTTGAAATCACCATGAGATCCTTTCCCTTTGTTGACGTCCCAAGAGTCCTTAAAAGGCACCCTGACGCCAGTGCAGGATAG